Genomic window (Pseudomonas sp. L5B5):
TAGGCCTGTAGCCGCTGTCGAGCGCCAGCGAAGGCTGCGACCGGGCGCGCAGCACCCGCAACCCGTCCCCTCTGAATCAGCCAAATCTCATCCCGCTCTGATCCACGAGCGTTGCCCTGCAGCGGCCACAAGGGTGGCCAAACGCCGTCAAGTATGGAACCTTTTAAAAGGTGGAGACGTCCACTTCCCTGTCACGCGCTCTCGTCAGGGCCTGAAATATCAGCAAGTTAGCTTGACGAAGCTGCGCTCATGGTTCGTTCACCGCCGCCCTGCCGGCACTCGACGAACTGCTTTTCGCGGGGACTTTCCCGGCAGCCGACAACGGTCATGCCACACGGGGAGGCGCCCGCCGACCGATAAGAAAAAAGGAGTCCGCCCGTGGCTATTCGCTATGGCAAAGGGCTGATAGGAGGGGCTGCGGTCATTGCCCTCCTGGCCCTGCTGGTCCACTGGATCGGCATCAAGACGATCGAACACTACCGCGACGATCTGTGGTTCTACCTGCAAGCTCATCTGTTCCTGGTCCTGGCGTCCATGTTCGCCGCCCTGCTGGTCGGCATCCCCGCCGGCATCTTCCTCAGCCGTCCTGCCATGACCGGACGTGCCGAACGCTTCATGCAAGTGTTCAACATCGGCAACACCATCCCTCCCCTGGCCGTCCTGGCCATCGCCCTGGGGATCCTCGGCATCGGCAGCGGGCCGGCGATCTTCGCCCTGTTCCTGGCCTCCCTGCTGCCCATCGTGCGCAACACCTACGAGGGCCTGAAGAACGTCCAGGGTTCGCTCAAGGAAGCCGCCGTCGGCATCGGCATGACCCCACGCCAGGTGCTGTGGAAAGTCGAATTGCCCAATGCCGTGCCGATCATCATCGGCGGCGTGCGGGTAGCCCTGGCGATCAACGTCGGCACCGCGCCCCTGGCCTTCCTGATCGGCGCCAACAGCCTGGGCAGCCTGATCTTCCCCGGCATCGCCCTGAACAACCAGCCGCAACTGCTGCTCGGTGCCGCCTGCACGGCCCTGCTGGCGCTGCTGCTCGACGGCCTGGTGACCCTGGCCAGCCGCCTCTGGCTGGAACGTGGCCTGCGTCCGTCCTAAGCCCGTCAGAGACAAGGAACCGACATGAAGAAATTGAGCCTGATACTCGGCTGCGCCCTGCTTTTCAGCGGACTGGCCCACGCCGCGCAAAAACCGCTGATCCGCATTGGCGCCCGGGTCTTCACCGAACAGACCCTGCTGGCGGAAATCACCTCCCAGTACCTGCGCAGCAAGGGCTATGACACCCGCGTCACCGGCGGGCTGGGCAGCAACCTGGCCCGCAGTGCCCAGGAAAGTGGCCAGTTGGACCTGATCTGGGAATACACCGGGGTGTCGCTGGTGGCCTACAACCACATCGACGAGAAGCTCGACAAGCAGCAGTCCTACGCCCGGGTGAAAGAACTCGACGCGAAAAAAGGCCTGGTCTGGTTGTCGCCATCCAAGTTCAGCAACACCTATGCCCTGGCGCTGCCAGAAAACGTGGCCAAGGAACATCCGCAGATCAACAGCATCAGCGACCTGACCCGCGCCCTGGCCGAAAACACCCGGGAAAATCGCCTGGTGGCCCTGGACACCGAGTTCGCCAACCGTTCCGACGGCATGGCCGGGATGGTCAAGCTGTATGACATGGCCCTGACCCGCAAGAACACCCGGCAGATGGACGCCGGCCTGGTCTACACGGCCCTGCGCAATGGCCAGGTGTTTGCCGGCCTGGTGTACACCACCGACGGGCGCCTCAGCGCCTTCAAGCTCAAGCTGCTAGAAGACGACAAGCACTACTTCCCGGACTACACCGCCGCTCCCGTGGTGCGCCAGGCCTACCTCGACGCCCACCCGCAACTGGCCGCCGAACTCGAGCCGCTGGCGGCGCTGTTCGACGACGAAACCATGCGCCAGCTCAACGCCCGGGTCGACGTCGACCATGAAAGCCCATCCGCCGTGGCCGCAGATTTCCTGCGCCAGCACCCAATCAACTAAAGAGGAGAAGACATGGAATTCCTGAACGCCTTTTCCCATCTCGATTGGGCCCAGGTCCTGCACCTGACCTGGCAACACATCACCCTGGTGGGCATCGCCGTCACCCTGGCCATCGTCTTCGGCGTGCCCCTGGGCGTGCTGATGACCCGCTTCCCCAGCCTCGCCGGCCCATTGCAGGCCAGCGCCACGGTGCTGCTGACCATTCCGTCCATCGCCCTGTTCGGCCTGCTGCTGCCGTTCTACTCCAAGTTCGGCCAGGGCCTGGGCCCATTGCCGGCCATCACGGCGGTGTTCCTCTATTCCCTGCTGCCCATCATGCGCAACACCTACCTGGCGCTGACCGGCGTCGAACCGGGCATTCGCGAAGCCGCGCGGGGCATCGGCATGACCTTCGGCCAGCGCCTGCGCATGGTCGAGTTGCCCATCGCGGTGCCAGTGATCCTCGCCGGGGTACGCACCGCCGTGGTGATGAACATCGGCGTCATGACCATCGCCGCCACCATCGGCGCCGGCGGCCTGGGAGTACTGATCCTGGCCTCCATCAGCCGCAGCGACATGTCGATGCTGATCGTCGGCGCCGTGCTGGTCAGCCTGCTGGCCATCTTTGCCGACCTGCTTCTGCAATGGCTGCAACGTTCGCTGACGCCAAAAGGATTGAGCCCACTAGGAGCCCTGAAATGATCGAACTACAAAACCTGAGCAAGACCTTTCGCAGCAACGGCAAGGATGTCAAGGCCGTCGACTCGGTCAGCCTGACCGTCAATGAAGGCGAGATCTGCGTGTTCCTCGGGCCCTCCGGTTGCGGCAAGAGCACCACGCTGAAGATGATCAACCGCCTG
Coding sequences:
- a CDS encoding ABC transporter permease, whose protein sequence is MAIRYGKGLIGGAAVIALLALLVHWIGIKTIEHYRDDLWFYLQAHLFLVLASMFAALLVGIPAGIFLSRPAMTGRAERFMQVFNIGNTIPPLAVLAIALGILGIGSGPAIFALFLASLLPIVRNTYEGLKNVQGSLKEAAVGIGMTPRQVLWKVELPNAVPIIIGGVRVALAINVGTAPLAFLIGANSLGSLIFPGIALNNQPQLLLGAACTALLALLLDGLVTLASRLWLERGLRPS
- a CDS encoding glycine betaine ABC transporter substrate-binding protein encodes the protein MKKLSLILGCALLFSGLAHAAQKPLIRIGARVFTEQTLLAEITSQYLRSKGYDTRVTGGLGSNLARSAQESGQLDLIWEYTGVSLVAYNHIDEKLDKQQSYARVKELDAKKGLVWLSPSKFSNTYALALPENVAKEHPQINSISDLTRALAENTRENRLVALDTEFANRSDGMAGMVKLYDMALTRKNTRQMDAGLVYTALRNGQVFAGLVYTTDGRLSAFKLKLLEDDKHYFPDYTAAPVVRQAYLDAHPQLAAELEPLAALFDDETMRQLNARVDVDHESPSAVAADFLRQHPIN
- a CDS encoding ABC transporter permease, which produces MEFLNAFSHLDWAQVLHLTWQHITLVGIAVTLAIVFGVPLGVLMTRFPSLAGPLQASATVLLTIPSIALFGLLLPFYSKFGQGLGPLPAITAVFLYSLLPIMRNTYLALTGVEPGIREAARGIGMTFGQRLRMVELPIAVPVILAGVRTAVVMNIGVMTIAATIGAGGLGVLILASISRSDMSMLIVGAVLVSLLAIFADLLLQWLQRSLTPKGLSPLGALK